In a genomic window of Rhodovulum sp. P5:
- a CDS encoding FAD:protein FMN transferase has protein sequence MTERRPKLVALGLVLVCVLAVLWAARASRQDRVHRETLYVFGTLVEVEIRGEDTDRAQAATAAVGRLLQSLHEDWHAWRPGLLGDLNTAIAEGRGLTVDDRLAGVLRDGRRLSCESGGLFDPAIGGLIGLWGFHADTPPTGAPPSADRVAALVAARPRMTDLRIDGARISSTNPAVQLDLGGFAKGAALDLAAAELQAMGIENAVLNAGGDVNVLGTHGDRPWRVAIRDPFVWGAVAAIALRPGEVLYTSGNYERYFEHEGERFAHIIDPRTGYPVREIVSVSVLDTNGARADAAATALSVAGTQGWAEVAVAMGVQGVLMITDSGALLATPQMMQRLEPVGDAFPAPVEVVPLPAGVPAPSCGE, from the coding sequence ATGACAGAACGACGGCCGAAGCTTGTTGCCCTCGGCCTTGTTCTGGTTTGCGTTCTGGCGGTGCTTTGGGCCGCGCGCGCATCCCGGCAGGACCGGGTTCATCGCGAAACGCTTTACGTGTTCGGAACCCTCGTCGAGGTCGAAATCCGCGGTGAGGACACCGACCGCGCACAGGCAGCAACCGCCGCAGTCGGTCGCCTGCTGCAATCCCTGCACGAAGACTGGCACGCGTGGCGGCCCGGGCTGCTTGGCGATCTCAACACCGCGATTGCCGAAGGCCGTGGGCTGACCGTCGACGACCGGTTGGCCGGGGTGCTGCGCGACGGGCGCCGGCTGTCCTGCGAAAGCGGGGGGCTTTTCGATCCGGCGATTGGCGGGCTGATCGGGCTATGGGGGTTCCATGCCGACACCCCGCCTACGGGCGCGCCGCCGTCCGCCGACCGGGTCGCCGCGCTGGTCGCCGCGCGGCCGCGGATGACCGATCTGCGCATCGATGGCGCCCGGATATCTTCCACCAACCCGGCGGTGCAACTTGACCTTGGCGGCTTTGCCAAGGGGGCGGCGCTGGACCTTGCGGCCGCCGAGTTGCAGGCCATGGGTATCGAAAACGCGGTTCTGAACGCCGGTGGCGATGTCAATGTGCTGGGTACCCATGGGGACCGCCCCTGGCGCGTTGCCATTCGCGACCCGTTTGTCTGGGGGGCCGTCGCCGCGATAGCGCTGCGGCCGGGCGAGGTTCTGTATACCTCGGGCAATTATGAGCGCTATTTCGAGCATGAGGGCGAGCGCTTTGCCCATATCATCGACCCGCGAACAGGCTATCCCGTTCGCGAAATCGTGTCGGTCTCGGTGCTCGATACGAACGGGGCCCGGGCGGATGCCGCGGCTACGGCGCTCAGCGTGGCGGGCACGCAAGGCTGGGCCGAGGTCGCGGTGGCAATGGGGGTGCAGGGGGTTCTGATGATCACCGACTCCGGTGCCCTTCTGGCGACGCCCCAGATGATGCAGCGGCTGGAACCCGTTGGCGATGCGTTTCCAGC
- a CDS encoding SoxR reducing system RseC family protein: MSDERDTCLSPADPGEGRALRQKLRVADVDEAVVRLEANRMAGCAHCAARAGCGTGALAEMAGGGLLEIALPRTGAVAPGDEVIVSFSGNAFLGAAGLAYLLPPAALVLAAGLFSALGLSDLVVALSCIPVLALSFLPLRLADRRGRIAAAMRIEEVVPAHPRGGA, encoded by the coding sequence ATGTCGGACGAACGCGATACCTGCCTGTCCCCGGCCGATCCTGGCGAGGGGCGCGCGCTTCGCCAGAAGCTGCGCGTGGCGGATGTCGACGAGGCGGTCGTTCGGCTGGAAGCGAACCGAATGGCGGGCTGCGCGCATTGCGCGGCCCGTGCCGGCTGTGGAACCGGGGCGCTGGCCGAGATGGCCGGAGGCGGCCTGCTTGAAATCGCGCTGCCGCGAACCGGTGCCGTCGCGCCCGGCGATGAGGTCATCGTATCGTTCTCGGGCAATGCCTTCCTCGGCGCGGCGGGGCTTGCCTATCTTTTGCCGCCTGCGGCGCTGGTTCTGGCGGCGGGACTGTTCTCGGCCCTCGGCCTGTCCGATCTGGTCGTCGCCCTGTCTTGTATCCCGGTTCTGGCGCTTTCCTTCCTTCCCCTTCGCCTTGCGGATCGCCGTGGGCGCATCGCGGCTGCCATGCGCATCGAAGAGGTGGTCCCGGCGCATCCCCGGGGCGGTGCATGA
- a CDS encoding 4Fe-4S binding protein has translation MAMMINADMCTACGDCESVCPTGAIIPSKGVFTIVADKCTECEPDHDMPQCLNSCMEDGCIVPAE, from the coding sequence ATGGCCATGATGATCAATGCCGACATGTGCACCGCCTGCGGCGATTGCGAATCCGTTTGCCCCACCGGGGCGATCATTCCCAGCAAGGGCGTCTTCACGATCGTTGCGGACAAATGCACCGAATGCGAGCCGGACCACGACATGCCGCAATGCCTGAATTCCTGCATGGAAGACGGCTGCATCGTTCCGGCCGAGTGA
- a CDS encoding 2Fe-2S iron-sulfur cluster-binding protein has translation MATAKLTFADVALTVNVPSGTRIIEISEKIGSGITYGCREGECGTCITRIVEGMENLSQPSALEERVLKDNMAGHDDRLACQCQVLGGTVKVRPG, from the coding sequence ATGGCCACGGCAAAACTGACCTTCGCCGATGTCGCATTGACGGTGAACGTGCCCTCTGGCACGCGGATCATCGAAATATCCGAAAAGATCGGCTCCGGCATCACCTATGGCTGCCGCGAAGGCGAATGCGGCACCTGCATCACACGGATCGTCGAGGGAATGGAAAACCTCTCGCAACCCTCTGCGTTGGAAGAGCGTGTGCTCAAGGACAACATGGCCGGCCATGACGACCGGCTGGCCTGCCAGTGTCAGGTGCTCGGCGGCACCGTGAAGGTCCGCCCGGGCTGA
- a CDS encoding FprA family A-type flavoprotein has translation MPQAGRARPGSHGPEAVADRVTWVGALDPDLRTFDIILKTANGTTYNSYAVRGSEGVAIIDTVKQEFTVDFLAKVEAVAGYDEITTLVLNHLEPDHTGAVPEFLRRAPHVEICVSPRGLQVLKALLKDRFDDYKVTVVRTGDTVSLGDRTLRFLTTPYVHWPDTQCTYLEEQNLLFTCDLLGCHYCDGRLFNDKVGDFRFSFDYYFDHIMRPFKRYVGEALDLIEPLNIDMIAPGHGPVLRAHPRDYITQYRRLITKRLASETGDLKTLLIFYVSAYGATAQMAEAITEGAAESDDVRVSLFDIQGGDVTPFIDLIEEADGLVLGTPTINGDAVRVIWDMLSSLVDIETKGKLGAAFGSYGWTGEAVNMVEGRMQGLKMRVPEKGLRIKMHPTTDELEECRDFGRRLAAHLAGRPMEREIDMSALLGG, from the coding sequence ATGCCCCAGGCAGGACGTGCTCGCCCCGGGTCTCATGGACCCGAAGCGGTTGCGGACCGTGTCACATGGGTTGGTGCCCTCGATCCGGATTTGCGCACTTTCGACATCATTCTGAAAACGGCAAATGGCACGACCTACAACTCCTATGCCGTGCGCGGCAGCGAGGGCGTGGCGATCATCGACACCGTCAAGCAGGAATTCACCGTGGATTTCCTGGCGAAGGTTGAGGCTGTCGCCGGCTATGACGAGATTACCACGCTGGTTCTGAACCATCTGGAGCCTGACCACACCGGCGCGGTGCCGGAATTTCTGCGCCGTGCGCCGCATGTCGAAATCTGCGTCTCGCCCCGCGGGCTTCAGGTGCTCAAGGCGCTGTTGAAGGACAGGTTCGACGACTACAAGGTAACCGTCGTGCGCACCGGCGATACGGTGTCATTGGGTGACCGGACGCTGCGGTTCCTGACCACGCCCTATGTGCACTGGCCCGACACGCAATGCACCTATCTGGAAGAGCAGAACCTGCTGTTCACCTGCGATCTGCTGGGCTGTCACTATTGCGACGGGCGGCTCTTCAACGACAAGGTGGGTGATTTCCGGTTCTCGTTCGACTACTATTTCGACCACATCATGCGCCCCTTCAAACGCTATGTGGGGGAGGCGCTGGACCTGATCGAACCGCTGAATATCGACATGATCGCCCCGGGGCACGGCCCCGTTCTGCGCGCCCATCCCCGCGACTACATCACCCAGTATCGCCGGCTCATCACCAAGCGGTTGGCCAGCGAAACCGGCGATCTGAAGACGCTGCTGATCTTCTACGTCTCCGCCTATGGTGCGACGGCCCAGATGGCCGAGGCGATCACCGAGGGCGCGGCCGAAAGCGACGATGTGCGCGTTTCGCTGTTCGATATCCAGGGCGGCGATGTCACCCCCTTCATCGACCTGATCGAAGAGGCCGACGGGTTGGTCCTTGGAACGCCCACGATCAACGGCGACGCGGTGCGTGTCATTTGGGACATGTTGTCGAGCCTTGTCGACATCGAGACCAAGGGTAAGCTTGGCGCCGCGTTCGGGTCCTATGGCTGGACCGGTGAGGCGGTGAACATGGTCGAGGGACGGATGCAGGGGCTGAAGATGCGGGTGCCGGAAAAGGGCCTGCGCATCAAGATGCATCCCACGACGGACGAACTGGAAGAATGCCGCGACTTCGGCCGACGACTGGCCGCCCATCTGGCCGGCCGCCCGATGGAGCGGGAAATCGACATGAGCGCCCTGCTTGGGGGCTGA